A genome region from Primulina eburnea isolate SZY01 chromosome 9, ASM2296580v1, whole genome shotgun sequence includes the following:
- the LOC140841091 gene encoding monocopper oxidase-like protein SKU5 — protein sequence MGSVTWLCLICAGLVVRVCFGADPFANFELVLSYITASPLGVPQQVIAVNGKFPGPVLNVTTNYNVVVNVRNKLDESLLITWSGIQMRRASWQDGVLGTNCPIPPKWNWTYQFQAKDQIGSFFYYPSLHLQRASGGFGSFIVTNREIIPIPFSAPDGDIIIFIGDWYTRNHTALRRALDKGQDLGMPDGVLINGKGPYRYNTTLVPDGIDHETIKVDPGKTYRLRVHNVGVSTSLNFRIQNHNLLLVETEGYYTTQQNYTSMDIHVGQSFSFLVSMDQNASSDYYIVASPRYVNQSLWQRVTGVAVLSYSNSKGKASGPLPDPPNDAFDPSYALNQAMSIRQNVTASGARPNPQGSFHYGSINVTDSYVLKSVPPLIIDGKLRATYNGISFANPETPIRLADEFKVKGAYKLDFPSKPRDRAPSLDRSIINATYKGFIEIVLQNNDTVIQTFHLDGYSFFVVGMGFGEWTENNRGSYNRWDAISRSTVQVYSGGWTAVYVSLDNVGVWNLRTENLDRWYLGQETYMRITNPEDTSNKTELPLPDNALFCGALSKLQKPQKGSAESKLHSSTKLYIFLLVAFSTLISVLA from the exons ATGGGTTCTGTTACTTGGTTGTGTTTGATTTGTGCTGGTTTGGTGGTGCGAGTGTGTTTTGGTGCGGACCCATTCGCTAACTTTGAGTTGGTGCTCTCGTACATCACTGCTTCTCCACTTGGTGTTCCTCAACAG GTAATTGCTGTTAATGGGAAGTTCCCAGGTCCTGTTCTTAATGTCACAACCAATTACAACGTTGTGGTAAATGTCAGAAACAAATTGGATGAGAGTCTCCTAATCACATG GTCGGGAATACAGATGCGGCGTGCTTCATGGCAAGATGGCGTTTTGGGCACTAATTGTCCCATTCCTCCAAAGTGGAATTGGACTTACCAATTTCAAGCCAAGGATCAGATTGGCAGCTTTTTTTACTACCCATCACTTCATCTGCAGAGAGCATCCGGTGGATTTGGTTCATTTATCGTGACAAATCGCGAAATTATTCCTATTCCTTTTTCTGCTCCCGATGGGGATATAATCATCTTTATTGGTGACTGGTATACGCGTAATCACACG GCCTTACGGAGAGCACTTGACAAAGGACAAGATTTGGGCATGCCAGATGGAGTTCTTATTAACGGAAAGGGACCTTATAGATACAACACTACCCTTGTCCCTGATGGAATTGATCACGAGACCATTAAAGTGGATCCTG GAAAAACATATCGACTTCGGGTTCATAATGTTGGAGTCTCTACGTCTTTGAATTTTCGAATTCAGAACCATAATCTGCTTCTGGTTGAAACAGAAGGCTACTACACAACACAGCAGAACTACACTAGCATGGATATCCATGTTGGTCAGTCTTTCAGTTTTTTGGTCAGTATGGATCAAAATGCAAGCAGTGATTATTACATTGTGGCTAGTCCTCGATATGTGAATCAATCACTCTGGCAAAGAGTGACGGGTGTTGCAGTTCTGAGTTATTCCAACTCAAAAGGAAAGGCCTCAGGTCCCCTCCCAGACCCTCCGAATGATGCTTTTGATCCATCATATGCGTTGAACCAGGCCATGTCGATTAG GCAAAATGTAACTGCTAGTGGAGCTCGACCTAATCCACAAGGTTCCTTCCACTATGGTTCAATCAATGTCACTGACTCTTATGTGCTTAAGAGTGTGCCACCACTGATTATTGATGGGAAACTTCGAGCTACATATAACGGGATTTCATTTGCCAATCCCGAAACACCAATACGGCTTGCTGATGAATTCAAGGTGAAGGGTGCCTACAAGCTCGATTTTCCAAGTAAGCCTCGGGACAGAGCACCAAGCCTGGATAGATCTATTATCAATGCTACTTACAAGGGGTTTATCGAGATAGTATTGCAGAACAATGACACTGTTATTCAGACCTTTCACTTGGATGGTTATTCCTTCTTTGTCGTGGG GATGGGATTTGGTGAATGGACTGAGAATAATCGAGGTTCATACAACAGATGGGATGCCATATCTCGCTCTACTGTTCAG GTTTATTCTGGAGGATGGACTGCTGTTTATGTGTCTCTGGACAATGTTGGCGTCTGGAATCTTAGAACTGAGAATCTCGACAGATGGTATCTTGGCCAAGAAACATACATGAGAATCACCAATCCCGAAGATACCAGTAACAAGACAGAACTACCCTTGCCAGACAATGCTCTCTTTTGCGGTGCTCTCAGCAAATTGCAAAA GCCTCAGAAAGGTTCTGCAGAATCAAAACTTCACTCCTCCACCAAGCTCTATATTTTTCTGCTCGTGGCGTTTTCAACGTTGATTTCTGTTCTGGCTTGA